From the Niveibacterium microcysteis genome, the window GCGGGCAGCCGGGGATGAACACGTCGACCGGGACGATCTGGTCAGTGCCGCCCCAGACGCAGTACAGGTCGTGGAAGATGCCGCCGCTGCAGCCGCAGGCGCCGTAGGAGACGACGATCTTCGGATCGGGCGCGGCGCGGTAGGCGCGGATCGCTGGCATCCGCATCGAGCGGGTGACTGCGCCGGTGAACAGCAGGATGTCGGCATGGCGCGGCGAGGCGACGACCTTGATGCCGAAGCGCTCAGCATCGAAGACCGGCGTGATCGCCGAGAAGATCTCGATCTCGCAGCCGTTGCAACCGCCGCAGTCGACGCGATAGACGTAGGCGGAACGCTTGATGTCGCCGAGCAGCGTCTGCTTCAACTGCGCGATGTGCTCGCTCTCGCTGATCGGAGTCGGCATGCCCTGCGCGTTGCGGGGCGCGAATTCGATGGGCTTGTTCATCTCAGCCTCGCTTCACGAAGGTTTCCGGCTCGACGCTGCACAGCGCCTGTTTGCGCTTGCAGTCGGGGCAGGTCTCGAACTGCGGGCGCATCGCTTCGGCTTCGGCCTCGGAGAGCCCGCTGTGCACCATCAGCGCCATCGTGAACTCGATCTCCTTGCTCGGCGCGAAGGGCGTGTCGCA encodes:
- a CDS encoding NADH-quinone oxidoreductase subunit B family protein, whose translation is MNKPIEFAPRNAQGMPTPISESEHIAQLKQTLLGDIKRSAYVYRVDCGGCNGCEIEIFSAITPVFDAERFGIKVVASPRHADILLFTGAVTRSMRMPAIRAYRAAPDPKIVVSYGACGCSGGIFHDLYCVWGGTDQIVPVDVFIPGCPPTPAATIYGFAVALGLLNQKLKGSHHQEAEGEVAQVRHPDVPLDLRVLIEREARRMAGYLHGGRIADDFMGLMVAAPTPEGFVARAREHLAEKDDPRLSEIFAHLQSTCLGIGGATA